GGCCGCCGCAGGGTAGGTCTCGTCGTAACGTGGGTGCCGGCCATCGATGCCAGACCGGTGACCACGTCGCGGCGAACGAACGGCATGGTGGATGAGCAGCAGTTTCGGGGTGTTCCTCGGCCTGGATGTCGGCAAAGGTGGCCACCACGCGGTCGGCCTGGACCCGGACGGGAAGCGGCTGCATGACGGGCCGCTGCCCAACACCGAACCGAAGCTGCGGGCGCTGTTCGCCAAGCTCGCCCAGCACGGAACGCTGCTGGTCGTGGTGGACCAGCCGGCCACGATCGGGGCGCTGCCGGTCGCGGTCGCACGCGCGGCAGGGCATCAGGTGGCCTACCTGCCCGGACTGGCGATGCGCCGCATTGCCGATCTCTACCCGGGCCGGGCGAAGACCGATGCCCGGGACGCGTTCGTCATCGCCGATGCTGCCCGCTCGCTGCCGCACACGCTGCGGCCGGTCGACGTCGGCGACGACGCCTTGGCCGAGCTGGATGTGCTGGTCGGGTTCGATGACGACCTGGCCGGCGAGGCCACCCGCATCGCCAACCGGATCCGTGGTCTGCTCACCGGTATCCACCCCGCCCTCGAACGCGCCATCGGACCACGGATCAGCCACCCGGCCGTTCTGGAACTCCTCTCCCGCTGCGGCGGACCGGCCGGCATCGCCAAAGCGGGCCGCCGCAAACTCGCCGCGATCGCCAAAGTCCACGCACCCCGCATGGGCGACGCACTCGTCGACGCAATCATGACCGCTCTCGACGAGCAAACCGTCACCGTTCCAGGCACCGCAGCCGCAGACACCG
The sequence above is a segment of the Amycolatopsis sp. 2-15 genome. Coding sequences within it:
- a CDS encoding IS110 family transposase, with the protein product MSSSFGVFLGLDVGKGGHHAVGLDPDGKRLHDGPLPNTEPKLRALFAKLAQHGTLLVVVDQPATIGALPVAVARAAGHQVAYLPGLAMRRIADLYPGRAKTDARDAFVIADAARSLPHTLRPVDVGDDALAELDVLVGFDDDLAGEATRIANRIRGLLTGIHPALERAIGPRISHPAVLELLSRCGGPAGIAKAGRRKLAAIAKVHAPRMGDALVDAIMTALDEQTVTVPGTAAADTVLPRLADSLKTVLQQRKAVAEQVEGILDAHPLAGVLISMPGIGVRTAARILLEIGDASNFKSSGHLAAYAGIAPVTRSSGSSIKGEHPARTGNRKLKRAFFLAAFAALADPTSRTYYDRKRAEGKKHNAALICLARRRCDVLYAMLRNGTHYRHPEPAPTTTAA